The segment TATTGTGTAACCATAAAAGACCGGGAAGAAAGAAAACGATGTGCGAATGCCATCATCAACGTGATGGGAAATATGTTCCCTCATCTGCGGGATGTAAATGACTTCAAGCATATATTATGGGATCATCTGGCCATCATGTCTGATTTTAAGCTGGATATTGATTATCCGTATGAAATTGTAAAAAAGGAAGAGTTGTTTACACGTCCGGAACGGATACCTTATAATAATTCACGGATTCGTTATCGCCATTACGGTAAGACGTTGGAACTGATGATCCGGAAGGCTACCGAATATCCGGAAGGTCCGGAAAAAGACCAGTTGGTAAGACTGCTGGCTACTCAGATGAAAAAGTCATTTCTTACCTGGAATAAGGAAAGTGTAGATGACCGGAAAATATTCAAGGACCTCGAT is part of the Parabacteroides sp. AD58 genome and harbors:
- a CDS encoding DUF4290 domain-containing protein, translated to MKYNTQEKRLALPEYGRNIQNMVDYCVTIKDREERKRCANAIINVMGNMFPHLRDVNDFKHILWDHLAIMSDFKLDIDYPYEIVKKEELFTRPERIPYNNSRIRYRHYGKTLELMIRKATEYPEGPEKDQLVRLLATQMKKSFLTWNKESVDDRKIFKDLDELSGGKIILDEEVHKLTESREILARNNNKKNNFSRKNR